Proteins encoded together in one Nostoc sp. PCC 7524 window:
- a CDS encoding DEAD/DEAH box helicase, which produces MSDAFKKLAPFIQEYIYQHNWTELRPVQTAACQIIFDTDAHLLIAAATAAGKTEAAFLPVLTLLHQNPPKTIGALYIGPIKALINDQFERLNDLLKSADIPVYHWHGDVAQSRKNKLLKNPQGILQITPESLESLLINKHQDILRLFGDLRFVIIDEIHAFMGTERGCQIICQLQRLANLTKTQPRRIGLSATLGDYSMAEEWLCSGTDKPVITPKVEAGKRQIKLALEHFYIDKNLDEVATTDYEQYIFNLSQSRKCLIFANNRTQTELIIASLRQIAAQQALPDIYHVHHGSISASLRQVAENAMREPNQPAVTAATLTLELGIDIGHLERVIQLESPPSVASFLQRLGRAGRRGEAADMRFICAEEELVAEAPLPEQIPWQLLQCIAIIQLYLEERWIEPIKPIKYPLSLLYHQTMSILVASAEISPGLLAKQVLSLPPFAAISQEDYKLLLRYLIDIGHIQRTEQDKLILGLAGEKIAGKFQFYAVFADNQEYSVKQGTTAIGSIIMPPSVGNQFALAGRTWEVVEIDFKKRNILVKQVEGKATSFWRGGSGTIHTKVLQKMRQVLLEDVEYSYLQKKAWHRLQTVRKLVQKAGLDKQNIVQLDKGKCCIFPWMGTVAYRTLERLINTFCRESLEISSIGGVNPYYLTLKLGKNKLKYVQQEIASLCEQRIIPEALVSSAEAPEMQKYDEFIPHPLLRKAFAYDYLDMEELRQQVAMW; this is translated from the coding sequence ATGAGTGATGCCTTCAAAAAACTTGCACCCTTCATCCAAGAATACATTTATCAACACAACTGGACAGAACTAAGACCAGTCCAAACAGCCGCCTGTCAAATTATATTTGACACAGATGCTCACTTATTAATTGCCGCCGCCACAGCTGCCGGGAAAACTGAAGCTGCATTTTTACCAGTTTTAACCCTGCTTCACCAAAACCCCCCTAAAACCATAGGCGCACTATATATTGGCCCCATCAAAGCCTTAATTAACGACCAATTTGAACGCCTAAACGACTTACTTAAATCAGCCGATATTCCCGTTTATCATTGGCATGGCGATGTCGCGCAAAGTCGGAAAAATAAACTACTAAAAAATCCCCAAGGCATTCTACAAATTACACCAGAATCACTCGAAAGCTTATTAATCAACAAACATCAAGATATATTACGCCTCTTTGGTGACTTAAGATTTGTCATTATTGATGAAATTCACGCCTTCATGGGTACTGAACGCGGTTGTCAAATTATTTGTCAATTACAGCGTTTAGCGAATTTAACCAAAACACAACCCCGACGCATTGGTTTATCAGCAACTCTTGGTGATTACTCAATGGCTGAAGAGTGGTTGTGTTCCGGAACTGATAAACCAGTCATTACACCCAAAGTAGAAGCAGGGAAACGCCAAATTAAACTAGCGTTAGAACACTTTTATATTGATAAAAATCTAGACGAAGTTGCAACTACAGACTATGAGCAATATATTTTTAATCTCAGTCAATCCCGCAAATGTTTAATCTTCGCTAATAACCGTACTCAAACTGAACTAATCATTGCCTCTTTGCGGCAAATTGCGGCTCAACAAGCACTACCAGATATATATCATGTTCATCACGGCAGTATCTCTGCTAGTTTACGACAAGTGGCTGAAAATGCCATGCGCGAACCCAATCAACCAGCCGTAACTGCTGCTACCCTGACTCTAGAATTAGGTATAGATATTGGACATTTAGAGCGTGTGATTCAGTTAGAATCACCGCCATCGGTAGCGAGTTTTTTACAACGTTTGGGGCGTGCAGGCAGAAGGGGTGAAGCAGCTGATATGCGGTTCATCTGTGCTGAAGAGGAACTTGTAGCAGAAGCACCTTTACCAGAGCAGATTCCTTGGCAACTTTTACAGTGTATAGCTATTATTCAACTTTACCTAGAAGAGCGTTGGATTGAACCAATTAAGCCAATTAAATATCCTTTGAGTTTGCTGTATCACCAAACAATGAGCATCTTAGTAGCGTCAGCAGAAATTTCACCTGGGTTGTTAGCTAAACAGGTTTTAAGTCTGCCTCCATTTGCTGCTATTTCTCAGGAAGATTATAAATTATTGTTGCGATATTTAATTGATATTGGTCATATTCAACGTACCGAGCAGGATAAATTAATTTTGGGTTTAGCTGGAGAAAAAATAGCAGGTAAGTTTCAGTTTTATGCTGTATTTGCTGATAATCAGGAATATAGTGTCAAGCAAGGAACTACAGCTATTGGTAGTATTATTATGCCACCTTCTGTAGGGAATCAATTTGCTTTAGCTGGTAGAACTTGGGAAGTTGTAGAAATTGATTTTAAGAAAAGAAATATTTTGGTTAAACAAGTAGAAGGTAAAGCTACGAGTTTTTGGCGTGGTGGTAGTGGTACTATTCATACTAAAGTGTTGCAAAAGATGCGGCAAGTTTTGCTAGAAGATGTCGAGTATAGCTATTTGCAAAAAAAAGCTTGGCACCGGTTACAAACAGTGCGAAAGTTAGTACAAAAAGCTGGATTAGATAAGCAGAATATTGTGCAGTTAGATAAAGGTAAGTGTTGTATATTTCCCTGGATGGGTACAGTGGCTTACCGCACTTTAGAAAGATTAATTAATACATTCTGTCGGGAATCTTTAGAAATCAGTAGTATTGGTGGGGTGAATCCCTATTATCTAACATTGAAATTAGGAAAAAATAAGCTGAAATATGTTCAGCAAGAAATTGCTTCTTTGTGTGAGCAAAGAATTATTCCAGAAGCTTTAGTCAGTTCTGCGGAAGCTCCAGAAATGCAAAAATATGATGAATTTATTCCTCATCCACTGTTGAGAAAGGCTTTTGCTTATGATTATTTAGATATGGAAGAATTACGGCAGCAGGTTGCAATGTGGTAG
- a CDS encoding pentapeptide repeat-containing protein: MNSKLSDRVLAAILDSTKRLFGLKLWVSILSVLLWGILGITTIAGFAPTALALDYNKEILIEADFSGRDLTDSSFTKANLRQSNFSNSNLQGVSFFAANLESANLQGVNLSNATLDSARLIKADLTNAVLEGAFAANAKFDGAIIDGADFTDVLLRPDEQKKLCKVAKGTNPTTGRDTHDTLYCP; encoded by the coding sequence ATGAATTCTAAGTTAAGCGATCGCGTGTTAGCTGCCATACTCGACTCAACCAAAAGGCTGTTCGGGTTAAAGCTCTGGGTAAGTATACTCAGTGTATTGCTTTGGGGAATATTAGGCATCACGACAATTGCCGGTTTTGCTCCCACAGCATTGGCACTGGATTACAACAAAGAAATTTTAATAGAAGCTGATTTTTCAGGGCGTGATTTAACAGACTCCAGTTTTACTAAAGCTAATCTGCGTCAGAGTAACTTTAGTAACTCCAATTTACAGGGTGTCAGTTTCTTTGCCGCCAATTTAGAATCAGCTAATCTGCAAGGTGTCAACCTCAGCAATGCTACTTTAGACTCAGCTCGTCTTATCAAAGCCGATTTGACAAATGCAGTCTTAGAAGGCGCATTTGCTGCTAACGCCAAATTTGATGGAGCAATTATCGACGGTGCAGATTTTACTGATGTACTCTTACGTCCAGATGAGCAGAAGAAATTATGCAAGGTTGCCAAAGGGACTAATCCCACTACCGGACGTGACACCCACGACACCTTGTACTGCCCATAG
- a CDS encoding YraN family protein, which translates to MANPPPSHYPDIGDFGEDLVAQWLQSTGWSILQRRFSCRWGEIDIIAQYPDSTLVFVEVKTRSPGNWDTWGKGAITLKKQVKIGRTAGIFLAKYPDKADYTCRFDVAIVCCLKISQNYHEAVNQQPALASSSAVGYNFQLQEYIPAAFDLIH; encoded by the coding sequence ATGGCGAATCCTCCACCATCACATTATCCCGATATTGGCGATTTTGGAGAAGACCTTGTAGCGCAATGGTTACAATCTACAGGTTGGTCAATTCTACAACGTCGCTTTTCGTGCCGTTGGGGAGAAATTGATATCATCGCCCAATATCCAGACTCTACATTGGTTTTTGTAGAAGTTAAAACCCGCTCTCCAGGAAATTGGGACACTTGGGGGAAAGGTGCAATTACACTCAAAAAGCAAGTAAAAATTGGGCGAACGGCTGGGATATTCTTAGCCAAATACCCAGATAAAGCCGATTACACCTGTCGCTTTGATGTTGCTATTGTTTGTTGTCTCAAAATTTCTCAAAATTACCACGAGGCTGTCAACCAGCAACCAGCCTTGGCTAGTTCATCAGCAGTAGGATACAACTTTCAACTACAGGAATATATTCCAGCTGCTTTTGACTTAATTCATTGA
- the queA gene encoding tRNA preQ1(34) S-adenosylmethionine ribosyltransferase-isomerase QueA, translating into MEQQLSQVNHNPISNQAAQVTNLDSSLAGYDYELPPELIAQNPVIPRDSSRLLVVDSPTTGQDSAPLHHIFRDLADILRSGDLLIMNNTKVIPARLYGRKSTGAEVEILLLEERQHNCWLALVKPGKRFKKGSKIFFESGRLGLYSAPSPQLTATVLETDKATGGRLLQFDVPEGQSLVQILDKFGEIPLPPYITASQAADEQYQTVYAEQPGAIAAPTAGLHFTPELLEKLRDRHINQAFITLHVGVGTFRPVEVEDVTSHQMHEEWIEVPADTVEQIRATKQAGGRIIAVGTTVVRALEGAAACGDLQPFCGKTNLFIYPGYQWRVVEGLITNFHLPRSSLLMLVSALIGRERLLNIYQEAIASRYRFYSFGDAMLILPEAKGVVSAES; encoded by the coding sequence ATGGAGCAGCAACTATCACAAGTTAATCACAATCCAATCTCGAATCAAGCAGCACAAGTTACAAATTTAGATTCTTCATTAGCTGGGTATGACTATGAACTGCCCCCAGAACTAATTGCTCAAAATCCAGTAATTCCCAGAGATAGTTCTCGTTTGTTGGTGGTAGATTCTCCCACTACAGGGCAGGACTCCGCTCCATTACACCACATTTTTCGTGATTTAGCAGATATTCTCCGTTCTGGAGATTTGTTAATCATGAATAATACAAAAGTTATTCCAGCCCGGCTGTATGGGCGAAAATCAACTGGTGCAGAAGTTGAAATTTTACTATTAGAAGAGCGTCAGCATAACTGTTGGTTAGCTTTAGTTAAGCCCGGAAAACGCTTTAAAAAAGGAAGTAAAATATTTTTTGAATCAGGAAGATTAGGTCTTTACTCAGCCCCCAGTCCGCAGTTAACTGCTACTGTTTTAGAAACAGACAAGGCTACAGGAGGGCGTTTACTGCAATTTGATGTACCAGAGGGTCAATCTTTAGTCCAAATTTTAGATAAATTCGGTGAAATACCCCTTCCGCCTTACATTACGGCATCACAGGCGGCAGATGAACAGTATCAAACAGTTTATGCCGAACAACCAGGAGCGATCGCAGCTCCTACAGCTGGGTTACACTTTACTCCAGAACTACTTGAAAAATTACGCGATCGCCATATCAATCAAGCTTTTATTACGCTGCACGTTGGCGTGGGAACTTTTCGCCCTGTGGAAGTAGAAGACGTAACCAGCCACCAAATGCACGAAGAATGGATAGAAGTTCCCGCCGATACAGTAGAACAAATCCGTGCTACCAAACAAGCAGGAGGTCGGATTATTGCCGTAGGAACAACGGTAGTCCGTGCTTTGGAAGGAGCAGCAGCCTGTGGTGATTTACAACCTTTTTGTGGGAAGACAAACCTTTTTATCTATCCTGGCTACCAATGGCGTGTCGTAGAAGGTTTAATTACCAATTTTCACCTGCCTCGTTCTAGTTTGCTGATGCTGGTAAGTGCGCTGATTGGTAGAGAGAGATTATTAAATATATACCAGGAAGCGATCGCTTCTCGATATCGCTTTTACTCCTTCGGTGATGCCATGTTGATTTTGCCAGAAGCTAAGGGAGTAGTAAGTGCTGAGTCGTGA
- a CDS encoding tetratricopeptide repeat protein: MYKQHRFRQWFCGLTVIKFQQPSLGLLCAASAVLVLAAPFVDLPGSKLLAQTPVSQDLEAASLYQQGVTRYNRTDWQGAEYAFRQALQRDPNLGMARNYLGNIFLMQNRLDIAVQEYGEAIRINPNLGEAYYNLGLALQRQGQKEAAITAYRQALVIDPTRTAAHYNLGLVLYEQGQLPEAIAAYQQATNFDPSNANAYYNLAIALQESGKMEEAIVAYQQVLKLDPKNAAAYSNLGSLMALQGQTAEAIAVYTQAVRQDPKNASAYYNLGVTLYNQGDLKKATAALKRAHNGYREQGNVEQAQKIEQLMQQVAQKIEEQQLQQRQASTANQTPKLTDNATPATTPPPTEDVPVSVEQQLFKPVFPSSTPSQTGGNGKV; the protein is encoded by the coding sequence ATGTATAAACAACATCGATTTAGACAGTGGTTTTGTGGCTTAACTGTGATTAAATTTCAACAGCCATCTTTAGGGCTTCTCTGTGCTGCATCTGCGGTTTTGGTGTTGGCAGCCCCGTTTGTTGATTTACCAGGAAGCAAGCTGCTGGCACAAACACCAGTTTCTCAAGATTTAGAAGCAGCTAGCCTTTATCAACAGGGAGTCACGCGCTACAATCGCACTGACTGGCAGGGTGCGGAATATGCTTTTCGCCAAGCTTTGCAGCGAGATCCAAATTTAGGGATGGCGAGGAATTATCTTGGTAATATTTTCCTCATGCAAAACCGCCTAGATATAGCGGTACAGGAATATGGTGAGGCGATTAGAATTAACCCCAATCTGGGTGAAGCTTATTACAACTTGGGGTTAGCGTTACAACGCCAAGGACAAAAAGAAGCAGCAATTACAGCTTACCGCCAAGCTTTGGTTATAGATCCGACAAGGACAGCCGCCCACTATAACTTGGGTTTGGTACTCTACGAACAAGGACAGTTACCAGAAGCGATCGCAGCTTACCAGCAAGCAACCAATTTTGATCCTAGCAATGCTAATGCGTATTATAACCTAGCGATCGCACTGCAAGAATCTGGCAAAATGGAGGAGGCGATCGTGGCTTATCAGCAAGTCCTCAAGTTAGATCCCAAAAATGCCGCAGCCTACAGTAATTTGGGAAGTCTGATGGCACTTCAAGGGCAAACTGCTGAAGCTATTGCAGTGTATACGCAAGCTGTGCGCCAAGACCCCAAAAATGCCTCAGCTTACTATAATCTGGGTGTGACTTTATACAATCAAGGCGACCTCAAAAAAGCTACTGCTGCATTAAAACGCGCTCACAATGGGTATCGTGAGCAAGGTAATGTTGAGCAAGCACAAAAAATTGAGCAATTAATGCAGCAAGTTGCCCAAAAAATTGAGGAGCAACAACTTCAACAACGACAAGCATCTACTGCTAACCAAACGCCCAAACTTACTGATAATGCCACGCCTGCAACCACACCACCCCCTACTGAGGATGTACCTGTTTCAGTAGAACAACAGCTGTTTAAACCAGTTTTTCCTAGTTCTACACCAAGTCAAACTGGTGGTAATGGCAAAGTATAA